In Thalassotalea fonticola, a single genomic region encodes these proteins:
- a CDS encoding LacI family DNA-binding transcriptional regulator, which yields MVGRKAWTLKSIAKELGVSNATVSNAFNRPDQLSEKRRNEILASCKKLGYSGPNKAAQSLRKGRSNIVALVLPDSVEYMVSDPVASKFMKGVSSVLEKNKISILLFSGTSENINEVSDFVDGFICYGSPRNNGLIEQLKHTEKKVVTIDFDIDRNASVNVDNEQAAYEIANLAINSSSDQVAILGLRLLDANLTCRVYDSADFEVHCSIAHQRLKGYKRAIDQAGVLLKTDRIWNIPESTQYFASIAAKEALTSTPRPNVILCMSDLIALATMQEINRMGLKIPEEIRVVGFDGIDEASRFSPSLTTVHQNSEEKGIKAAELFISNANHSVLIPYQIDLGNSS from the coding sequence ATGGTTGGTAGAAAAGCTTGGACTCTTAAAAGTATTGCCAAAGAGCTTGGCGTTTCAAATGCGACTGTATCCAATGCATTTAATCGACCCGATCAATTGTCGGAAAAGCGCCGCAATGAAATACTCGCTTCCTGTAAAAAGCTCGGATATTCGGGACCTAACAAGGCTGCCCAGTCATTAAGGAAAGGGCGATCTAATATTGTTGCATTAGTACTTCCTGATAGTGTCGAGTACATGGTGTCTGATCCTGTCGCCAGTAAGTTTATGAAAGGTGTTTCATCGGTGTTAGAAAAAAATAAGATCAGCATCTTATTATTTTCTGGCACGTCTGAAAATATCAACGAAGTATCCGATTTTGTCGATGGCTTTATCTGTTATGGCAGTCCTAGAAATAATGGCTTGATAGAACAACTAAAACATACCGAAAAAAAAGTTGTTACCATTGATTTTGATATAGACCGCAATGCTTCTGTTAATGTTGATAATGAACAAGCTGCCTATGAAATAGCAAATCTGGCAATCAATTCTAGCAGTGATCAGGTCGCCATTTTAGGTCTGCGTTTACTGGATGCTAATTTGACTTGTCGAGTATATGATTCGGCTGATTTTGAAGTGCATTGCTCTATAGCTCACCAACGCTTAAAGGGGTATAAACGGGCCATTGACCAGGCAGGCGTGCTGTTAAAAACCGATCGAATTTGGAACATCCCGGAAAGTACTCAATATTTTGCCAGCATAGCGGCTAAAGAGGCATTAACTTCAACTCCCAGGCCCAACGTCATTCTGTGTATGAGTGATTTAATTGCACTGGCTACTATGCAAGAAATCAATCGTATGGGGTTGAAAATACCTGAAGAAATTCGTGTGGTCGGTTTTGATGGTATAGATGAAGCCTCAAGGTTCTCCCCGTCGTTAACCACAGTTCACCAAAACAGTGAGGAAAAAGGCATAAAAGCGGCCGAATTATTTATTAGCAATGCCAATCATTCGGTATTAATTCCTTATCAAATCGATTTAGGTAACAGTAGTTAA
- a CDS encoding TonB-dependent receptor domain-containing protein codes for MEGNNKGFTRKFSLSCLTVAMFYGGQALAEEQASDTGNEEVERILVTGSFIKGKVQSASASPITTVSEDDIANIGATSVADLVNTLTVNTGAQIYSDSFEQARSVGTTNINLRGLGVTSTLVLLNGRRQTLSPAVTENGDQFVDLSSLVPAIAVQRVDVLKDGASSLYGSDAVAGVVNFITRDEFDGLEYNLNYQNNEYGSDEVSAGIIIGEETERSNLVFSFNHLTRSSVPNSERRDDYADNQDSWSGYSFPGKVIAFDGPPGPPIKLIDPACTSGEAFEMYPGLVRRKPDGEHPSDGSCQLNYGYYGDIIAEAEQTQAMVQANYDFSPSLTLFSEVAVARNKTTIHSTPSQPQLDEVRVPAYHPDAIEVGGADPFAGSASNTGVLFARPRGAGSPANEDEKKYQSWRYQLGLRGDLFESWSWEAAFTNSVNEATNSRLDVITANLQTALNGQAGENQDQFYHWLSSSQDKNTPEIYEFIFGEFGYEAVSGQTVFDGHITGDLFDLPSGDTVGAAFGFQHREDRLKYDFNELSNELAFNFFGGGDDFNSSQKVWAVFAEFSVPVTDTLNMQLAVRYEDFDTASTTDPKIALLWAPSEDLSVRASWGTSFRVATVFQNDSQFITPQTANDPLAGGEEVTFISLLTGDPDKPLKPQESEALNLGFTWFSPIGVTASIDYWSFDYTDFITPETPAALLNTDPDSEQIERNVAGEAVKITTYYRNAGSVQTDGIDFSFSSDFALGDFGQLKPVIDGTYILNYDLDDPNLGKIDGLGNVNDENFGVSTVQLRANLGLQWLNEAHSANAYLRYIGDYENDNEDNAKVDSWTKVDVQYSYQMQPIFGIDSGPRITLGALNLLDEAAPTVRNSIGYDATVHDPRGRMLYLNVKQSF; via the coding sequence ATGGAAGGAAATAACAAGGGTTTTACTAGAAAGTTTTCTCTCTCATGCTTAACTGTCGCCATGTTTTACGGCGGTCAAGCGTTAGCAGAAGAACAAGCGAGTGATACCGGTAATGAAGAAGTGGAAAGGATCTTAGTCACGGGATCATTTATTAAAGGCAAAGTTCAAAGTGCCAGTGCGTCTCCGATCACTACGGTAAGTGAAGATGACATTGCCAATATTGGTGCGACCAGTGTTGCCGACTTAGTGAACACCTTAACGGTAAACACCGGCGCACAAATTTACTCTGACAGTTTTGAGCAGGCTCGTTCAGTTGGAACGACCAACATTAACTTACGTGGTTTAGGGGTTACTTCAACGTTAGTCTTGCTAAACGGTAGAAGGCAAACCTTATCACCAGCGGTCACTGAAAATGGCGATCAATTTGTTGATTTAAGCTCACTGGTACCGGCAATCGCAGTGCAACGGGTCGATGTGTTAAAAGATGGTGCTTCATCACTTTATGGCTCTGACGCAGTCGCTGGTGTGGTTAACTTTATTACTCGTGATGAGTTTGATGGTTTAGAGTACAACTTAAACTACCAAAATAATGAATATGGCTCAGATGAAGTCTCTGCAGGTATCATTATTGGTGAAGAAACAGAACGCTCTAATTTGGTGTTTTCTTTCAATCATTTAACTCGCTCATCGGTACCGAATTCAGAGCGTCGTGATGACTATGCTGACAATCAGGATTCTTGGAGTGGTTATAGCTTTCCTGGTAAAGTTATAGCTTTTGATGGCCCACCTGGACCGCCAATCAAATTAATCGACCCGGCTTGTACCAGTGGCGAAGCATTTGAAATGTATCCTGGGTTGGTACGTCGCAAACCTGATGGTGAGCATCCTAGCGACGGCAGTTGCCAGTTAAATTATGGATATTACGGCGATATTATTGCCGAAGCAGAACAAACGCAAGCTATGGTACAAGCCAATTATGACTTTTCCCCAAGCTTAACGTTATTTTCAGAGGTAGCCGTAGCTCGTAACAAAACCACCATACACTCAACCCCAAGTCAGCCACAACTTGATGAAGTTAGAGTACCAGCGTATCACCCTGATGCGATTGAAGTTGGCGGCGCAGATCCATTTGCCGGCAGCGCATCAAATACCGGAGTGTTATTTGCTCGTCCGCGTGGTGCAGGCTCGCCAGCAAATGAAGATGAGAAAAAGTATCAATCTTGGCGGTATCAGTTAGGTTTACGCGGTGACCTGTTTGAAAGTTGGTCTTGGGAAGCTGCATTTACCAATAGTGTTAATGAAGCAACCAATTCACGCCTCGACGTTATTACCGCTAATTTACAAACTGCGTTAAACGGTCAAGCGGGTGAAAATCAAGACCAATTTTATCATTGGTTATCTTCTAGCCAAGACAAAAATACCCCGGAAATTTATGAATTTATTTTTGGTGAATTTGGTTATGAAGCGGTGTCTGGGCAAACGGTTTTTGATGGCCACATTACCGGTGATTTATTTGATCTGCCTTCAGGGGATACTGTTGGCGCAGCCTTTGGTTTTCAACACCGTGAAGACCGATTAAAATATGACTTTAATGAATTGTCAAATGAGTTGGCATTCAACTTTTTTGGTGGCGGTGACGACTTTAACAGCAGCCAAAAAGTTTGGGCGGTATTTGCTGAATTCTCGGTGCCGGTAACCGATACTTTGAATATGCAACTTGCTGTTCGCTATGAAGATTTTGATACTGCGAGTACTACAGACCCTAAAATTGCCTTGCTATGGGCTCCTAGTGAAGATTTGAGTGTAAGGGCGAGTTGGGGCACGTCGTTCAGAGTTGCCACGGTGTTTCAAAATGATTCGCAGTTTATTACCCCACAAACCGCAAATGATCCATTAGCGGGGGGCGAAGAGGTTACCTTTATTTCATTGTTAACCGGTGATCCAGACAAGCCATTAAAGCCACAAGAGTCGGAAGCACTCAATTTAGGTTTTACTTGGTTCTCACCAATAGGAGTTACCGCAAGTATTGATTATTGGAGTTTTGATTACACTGATTTTATTACCCCGGAAACGCCTGCTGCATTATTAAATACTGATCCTGACAGTGAACAGATAGAACGTAACGTCGCTGGCGAAGCGGTGAAAATAACCACCTACTATCGCAATGCCGGTTCAGTACAAACTGATGGTATAGATTTTAGCTTCAGCAGTGATTTTGCCTTAGGCGATTTTGGCCAGTTAAAGCCTGTTATCGATGGTACCTACATACTTAACTATGACTTAGACGATCCGAACCTGGGTAAAATTGATGGTTTAGGTAATGTAAATGATGAAAACTTTGGTGTTTCAACTGTGCAATTACGAGCTAACTTAGGTCTGCAGTGGTTAAATGAAGCCCATTCTGCGAATGCTTATCTTCGTTACATAGGCGATTATGAAAATGATAATGAAGATAATGCCAAAGTAGACAGCTGGACTAAGGTTGATGTGCAATACAGCTACCAAATGCAGCCCATATTTGGCATAGATTCTGGGCCTCGTATCACGCTTGGTGCTTTAAACTTGCTCGATGAAGCTGCGCCAACGGTGCGTAATTCAATAGGGTATGATGCTACCGTGCATGATCCTAGAGGTCGTATGTTGTATTTAAATGTTAAGCAGTCTTTTTAA
- the kdsA gene encoding 3-deoxy-8-phosphooctulonate synthase: MGLQTIDFANVSVANDKPFVLFGGMNVLESRDMAMKITEHYVEVTTKLGIPYVFKASFDKANRSSVNSFRGPGMDAGLKIFEEIKSTFNVPIITDVHETYQAQPVAEVVDVIQLPAFLARQTDLVVAMAKTNAVINVKKPQFLAAHEMRHIINKFSEAGNEKIILCERGSCYGYNNLVVDMLAMDEMTKMAPVIFDATHALQKPGGRSDSADGRRAQAAQLARSGMALGIAGLFIEAHEDPDKALCDGPCALPLHALENYLIQMKAVDDLVKSFEPLITD, translated from the coding sequence ATGGGTTTACAAACAATCGATTTTGCTAATGTAAGTGTTGCTAACGACAAACCATTTGTACTGTTTGGCGGTATGAATGTACTTGAGTCTCGTGACATGGCAATGAAGATAACCGAGCATTATGTTGAAGTCACAACTAAGCTTGGCATTCCTTATGTATTTAAAGCTTCATTTGATAAAGCAAACCGCTCGTCAGTGAACTCTTTTCGCGGCCCTGGAATGGACGCCGGTTTAAAGATTTTTGAAGAGATCAAATCTACTTTTAATGTGCCAATTATCACTGATGTGCACGAAACTTACCAAGCACAGCCGGTAGCAGAAGTTGTAGATGTTATTCAGTTACCTGCATTTTTGGCTCGTCAAACTGACTTGGTAGTTGCAATGGCAAAAACCAATGCCGTGATAAATGTTAAAAAGCCGCAATTTTTAGCTGCTCATGAAATGCGTCATATTATTAACAAGTTCAGTGAAGCAGGTAACGAAAAAATTATCTTGTGTGAGCGTGGAAGTTGTTATGGTTATAACAACTTAGTTGTCGATATGCTTGCTATGGATGAAATGACCAAAATGGCACCGGTTATTTTTGATGCTACTCATGCATTACAAAAACCTGGTGGTAGAAGTGATTCTGCCGATGGACGCCGTGCACAAGCGGCACAATTGGCCCGTAGTGGCATGGCCTTAGGCATTGCTGGATTATTCATTGAAGCACATGAAGACCCTGATAAAGCCTTATGTGATGGCCCTTGCGCATTACCATTACATGCCTTAGAAAATTATTTAATACAAATGAAAGCGGTGGACGATTTAGTGAAATCGTTTGAGCCCCTTATTACTGATTAA
- a CDS encoding DUF819 family protein produces MHNQALITNDASVLGLLAILLGLVFYTANSSNPKWQRFYTIVPAVLLCYFLPSLLNTFGVISGEESNLYFVASRYLLPTCLVLLTLSVDLKAIAGLGKKAVIMFFTGTIGIVLGGPIALMIVASFAPDVLGVQGPEAVWRGLTTVAGSWIGGGANQAAMKEIYGAGDKIFSAMITVDVIVANIWMAILLVMASNAKQIDEKAGADTTAITRLKERVENFHAEHSRNPALHDLMVILAIGFGVTGFAHMFADAITPYMVTNFPELDKLSFHSKFFWMIVFATTVGIILSFTRLRKLEGVGASKVGSVMLYILIASIGMKMDVTMIVEAPIYFVIGAIWMIIHASLMLIVAKMIKAPLFYMAVGSQANVGGAASAPIVASAFHPSLAPVGVLLAVLGYTVGTYMAWLCGQILQVVS; encoded by the coding sequence ATGCATAATCAAGCGTTAATCACTAACGATGCCTCAGTCCTTGGTTTATTGGCCATTTTACTTGGTTTAGTTTTTTATACGGCTAATAGCAGCAACCCTAAATGGCAACGATTTTATACAATCGTGCCTGCAGTTTTATTATGCTATTTCCTACCATCTTTACTAAACACCTTTGGTGTTATCAGCGGTGAAGAGTCGAACCTTTATTTTGTTGCATCTCGTTACCTATTACCTACCTGTTTAGTCTTACTTACTTTAAGTGTAGATTTAAAGGCAATTGCCGGCTTAGGAAAAAAAGCCGTCATTATGTTCTTTACCGGTACTATTGGTATCGTATTAGGTGGGCCTATAGCATTAATGATTGTTGCAAGCTTTGCTCCTGACGTTTTAGGTGTACAAGGGCCTGAAGCTGTATGGCGCGGTTTAACTACTGTTGCTGGTAGCTGGATTGGCGGTGGTGCCAACCAAGCGGCAATGAAAGAAATTTATGGTGCGGGTGATAAAATTTTCTCAGCGATGATCACCGTAGATGTTATTGTTGCTAATATCTGGATGGCAATTTTATTAGTGATGGCCTCAAACGCCAAACAAATTGATGAAAAAGCCGGTGCTGACACGACAGCTATCACTCGTTTAAAAGAGCGTGTAGAAAATTTCCATGCTGAACATTCGCGCAACCCAGCTCTTCATGACTTAATGGTTATCTTAGCGATAGGTTTTGGCGTAACAGGCTTTGCCCACATGTTTGCCGATGCTATCACACCTTACATGGTGACTAACTTTCCTGAATTAGACAAATTATCATTTCATAGTAAATTTTTCTGGATGATAGTATTTGCCACCACAGTAGGTATTATTTTATCGTTTACTCGCTTACGAAAGCTTGAAGGAGTAGGCGCCAGTAAAGTTGGCTCAGTAATGTTGTATATTCTGATAGCTTCAATTGGGATGAAAATGGATGTTACCATGATTGTTGAAGCGCCAATTTATTTCGTAATTGGTGCTATCTGGATGATCATCCATGCAAGCTTAATGTTGATTGTTGCTAAAATGATAAAAGCACCGCTATTTTATATGGCTGTAGGTAGTCAGGCAAACGTTGGTGGCGCAGCATCTGCACCTATTGTAGCATCGGCTTTCCATCCTTCTTTAGCTCCGGTAGGTGTTTTATTAGCAGTTTTAGGCTATACCGTAGGTACATACATGGCTTGGCTATGTGGTCAAATTTTACAAGTTGTTTCTTAA
- a CDS encoding SirB1 family protein, which translates to MSELNSEHIDTMQAVNLIEKSLLALDDAAITTNLADINEFVQFFQVEIESIDDALDRAERLLNLLFVEQLFVDRPRPHWPINTHQLNHGMAFRSMAPALKNLLLLHVIRCCGFQVDAVYVPNDVMLRIVCDEDYAIIFNCLDGTPINWYELDQRLNNDENPNEHVTLEPISDKNLIVQYLLSLKNSLIREQKFSEALQSVELILALNPNDPYHRRDRGFLLQQLDCFKVAFDDYQYFVERCPKDPQAKILQMQLDMISSVDTVIH; encoded by the coding sequence TTGTCTGAGTTAAACTCAGAACACATAGACACAATGCAGGCTGTTAACTTAATTGAGAAAAGTTTACTTGCTTTAGACGACGCTGCTATTACAACAAACTTAGCTGATATAAATGAATTTGTACAATTTTTTCAAGTAGAGATCGAAAGTATTGATGATGCCTTAGACCGTGCAGAACGTTTACTTAACTTGCTTTTTGTTGAACAGCTATTTGTCGATCGTCCTCGGCCTCATTGGCCAATTAATACCCATCAGCTTAATCACGGAATGGCTTTTCGTTCGATGGCACCAGCATTAAAAAACTTACTACTGCTGCATGTTATTCGTTGTTGTGGTTTTCAAGTTGATGCGGTTTATGTACCTAATGATGTTATGTTGCGTATTGTTTGTGATGAAGACTATGCAATTATATTTAATTGTTTAGATGGCACACCAATTAATTGGTATGAGCTTGACCAACGGTTGAACAATGATGAAAATCCAAATGAACATGTCACTTTAGAACCAATTAGCGATAAAAATTTAATTGTCCAATATTTACTTTCATTGAAAAATTCATTAATCAGAGAACAAAAATTTTCTGAAGCATTACAATCTGTTGAGTTAATATTGGCTTTGAATCCAAATGACCCGTATCATCGACGTGATCGAGGTTTTTTATTACAGCAACTTGATTGCTTTAAAGTTGCATTCGATGACTATCAATATTTTGTTGAACGTTGTCCTAAAGATCCACAAGCTAAAATATTACAAATGCAATTAGATATGATCAGCAGTGTAGACACTGTTATTCATTAA
- a CDS encoding SirB2 family protein, with product MKHLHMLLAAISVALFTFRFALLLTNPEKLKSKWLKISPHIIDTFLFVLGITMMIQYSLYPGQVEWMTEKLVAVAAYIFTGYYTLKLARNNTMRIIGYLGAMGWVILVARIAMTKQNFLF from the coding sequence ATGAAACATCTACATATGCTTCTTGCTGCCATTAGTGTAGCGCTTTTCACTTTTCGTTTTGCTCTATTGCTCACCAACCCTGAAAAGCTAAAGAGTAAATGGTTGAAAATAAGCCCACATATTATCGATACATTTCTATTTGTATTAGGGATAACTATGATGATTCAGTATTCACTATATCCTGGGCAGGTAGAATGGATGACTGAAAAACTAGTTGCTGTAGCGGCTTATATATTTACTGGCTATTACACCTTAAAACTGGCGCGAAATAACACCATGCGAATCATTGGCTATCTTGGTGCTATGGGGTGGGTGATCTTGGTTGCTCGAATAGCAATGACCAAGCAAAACTTTTTATTTTAA
- the sstT gene encoding serine/threonine transporter SstT — MIVSTSLFQKIQKVSLVNQIIVAIILGCLLAVLAPETAKSFSLLGSLFVNGLKAVAPILVFVLVVSSIANQKVDSDAELKPIIGLYLVGTLSAAFVAVTMSFIFPTSLTLNLAGATATPPQGLNEVLTTLAFKIVDNPINAIATGNFIGILAWGLGLGFALKGVNDSTKLMVHDVADGVSAIVRVVIRLAPLGIFGLVANTIATTGFTALAEYSQLLLVLIGSMLIMALVVNPIIVFAITRKNPYPLVFTCLRGSGITAFFTRSSAANIPVNMRLCKQLDLHEDTYSVSIPLGATINMAGAAITITVLSLAAAHTLGIEIDLASALLLSVVASVSACGASGVAGGSLLLIPLACGLFGINNDVAMQVVAIGFIIGVIQDSAETALNSSTDVVFTAAASHHITKNL, encoded by the coding sequence TTGATAGTGAGCACATCATTATTTCAAAAGATCCAAAAAGTAAGTTTAGTCAATCAAATTATTGTGGCGATAATACTCGGTTGTCTATTAGCGGTTTTAGCGCCTGAAACGGCAAAATCATTTTCCTTGTTAGGTAGCTTGTTTGTTAATGGTTTAAAAGCCGTAGCACCTATTCTAGTGTTCGTTTTAGTGGTGTCTTCAATTGCTAATCAAAAAGTGGATAGTGATGCTGAGTTAAAACCTATTATTGGTCTTTATCTTGTTGGTACGTTAAGTGCTGCTTTTGTTGCGGTTACTATGAGCTTTATTTTTCCTACCTCGTTAACATTAAATCTAGCTGGGGCTACAGCTACCCCACCACAAGGGTTAAATGAAGTTTTAACAACGCTGGCATTTAAAATTGTAGATAACCCTATTAATGCCATTGCAACAGGTAACTTTATTGGTATTTTAGCTTGGGGCTTAGGCTTAGGTTTTGCATTGAAAGGTGTGAATGATTCAACTAAGTTAATGGTCCATGACGTTGCTGACGGTGTCTCTGCCATTGTTCGTGTAGTGATCAGACTAGCACCTTTAGGGATCTTTGGCTTAGTGGCAAATACTATTGCCACTACAGGTTTTACTGCACTTGCCGAATATTCACAATTACTCTTGGTACTAATTGGCTCGATGCTAATTATGGCATTAGTAGTCAATCCAATAATTGTTTTTGCTATTACCCGTAAAAACCCCTATCCATTAGTATTCACTTGTTTACGTGGTTCAGGTATTACCGCATTTTTCACTCGTAGCTCGGCGGCTAATATCCCGGTAAACATGCGCTTGTGTAAGCAACTGGATTTACATGAAGATACTTACTCAGTATCAATTCCTCTGGGAGCAACAATAAACATGGCTGGGGCTGCAATAACAATTACAGTATTAAGCTTAGCTGCGGCTCATACGTTAGGTATTGAGATAGACTTGGCTAGCGCATTATTACTTAGTGTTGTTGCCTCTGTTTCAGCGTGTGGTGCATCAGGTGTTGCCGGTGGCTCTTTGTTACTTATTCCACTTGCTTGTGGTTTATTTGGTATCAATAATGATGTGGCAATGCAGGTAGTCGCTATAGGTTTTATTATTGGTGTCATTCAAGATTCAGCTGAAACAGCCCTGAATAGTTCAACCGATGTTGTTTTTACCGCCGCTGCTTCGCATCATATTACCAAAAATTTATAA
- the tilS gene encoding tRNA lysidine(34) synthetase TilS: MTDTSLNPLCQQVLSFLSKDEFANKPVVIAYSGGVDSQVLLHCLAQIKDFLITSVHAVHVNHGLSTNASSWQKFTKQQAEQLSISYVGVEVVIQKHSGQSLEALARDARYQALTENSAINSVVLTAHHQDDQLETLLLALKRGSGIQGLSAMQDVRSFSDNRVIARPFLSISRKQIEDYAKLFKLTWIEDESNNNQDFDRNFLRQSIIPLLEQRWPQIKKTASRSAKHCQQAQVLVEQVAVTDLKQCQTATDSLSIDLLKELSEQRLFNVLRFFIKINNKLAPSEKQLQEVVKTCFSAKEDKNPEVKVGDFYLRRFKNKLFISDVYADISAWQKQFCIADLRQGKVVELPDNLGSLYFSASQQTENSKENQFLLTYVDEQADLKIVFKHDNPKCLPDFRQQRRELKKVLQELQIPRWQRKRLPLVFINEQLAAVLPLFIDKDFTANTNQKCLSITWHKKN, translated from the coding sequence ATGACTGACACATCATTAAATCCACTTTGCCAACAAGTACTTAGCTTCTTATCTAAAGATGAATTTGCTAATAAGCCAGTGGTTATTGCCTACAGTGGCGGCGTAGATTCACAGGTGCTGTTGCATTGCTTAGCGCAAATAAAAGATTTTTTAATTACATCAGTACATGCCGTGCATGTGAATCATGGCTTAAGTACAAATGCGTCTAGTTGGCAGAAATTTACCAAGCAGCAAGCTGAGCAGTTAAGCATTAGCTATGTTGGAGTTGAAGTTGTTATACAAAAGCATAGCGGGCAAAGCCTGGAGGCTTTAGCTCGTGATGCTCGTTATCAGGCCCTTACCGAAAACAGCGCTATTAATAGCGTAGTATTAACTGCGCATCACCAGGACGACCAATTAGAAACATTGTTACTTGCATTAAAGCGCGGCTCAGGCATTCAGGGGTTATCTGCTATGCAAGATGTTCGCTCCTTTAGTGACAACAGAGTTATCGCCCGTCCATTTTTATCAATAAGCCGAAAGCAAATTGAAGACTATGCAAAATTATTCAAGTTAACTTGGATTGAAGATGAGTCGAATAATAATCAGGACTTTGACCGTAACTTTTTAAGACAAAGTATTATTCCTTTGCTTGAACAACGTTGGCCACAAATTAAAAAAACTGCAAGCCGCAGTGCTAAACATTGCCAACAGGCGCAAGTTTTAGTTGAACAAGTGGCGGTGACAGATCTAAAACAATGCCAAACTGCAACAGATTCATTGAGTATAGATTTATTAAAGGAATTAAGTGAACAACGGTTATTCAATGTTTTACGGTTTTTTATCAAAATAAATAATAAATTAGCACCTTCTGAAAAACAACTTCAGGAAGTTGTAAAAACTTGCTTTAGCGCAAAGGAAGATAAAAACCCTGAAGTTAAAGTAGGGGACTTTTATTTACGTCGCTTTAAGAATAAATTGTTTATTAGCGATGTTTATGCTGATATTTCAGCTTGGCAAAAGCAATTTTGCATCGCTGATTTAAGACAAGGTAAAGTAGTCGAATTACCTGATAATTTAGGTAGTCTATACTTTAGTGCAAGTCAACAGACTGAAAATAGTAAAGAAAACCAATTTTTACTGACTTACGTTGATGAGCAAGCTGATCTGAAAATAGTGTTTAAACATGACAACCCTAAGTGCTTACCTGATTTTAGGCAACAACGTCGAGAATTAAAGAAAGTGCTGCAAGAATTGCAGATACCAAGGTGGCAAAGAAAACGACTACCATTAGTTTTTATTAACGAACAACTCGCAGCAGTATTACCTTTATTTATCGATAAAGATTTTACCGCTAACACTAATCAAAAATGCTTAAGTATTACTTGGCATAAAAAAAATTAA
- the accA gene encoding acetyl-CoA carboxylase carboxyl transferase subunit alpha produces the protein MSLNFLDFEQPIAELEAKIEELQLVNQGQDLNLDLEAEIAQLRTKSEEKTKKVFSDLDPWQVCRIARHPGRPYTQDYIDLMFTDFNELAGDRAYANDEALICGTARLDGKPVVVIGHQKGRGTTEKVRRNFAMPRPEGYRKALRIMEMAERFNMPIITFIDTPGAYPGIGAEERGQSEAIARNLKVMARLTVPIVCTVIGEGGSGGALAIGVGDKVNMLEYSTYSVISPEGCASILWKTAEKASTAAEAMGVTAPRIKELGLIDDIIDEPLGGAHRDFDMMANNLKQKIKADLVTLEGQKGDELIENRYQRLMTFGYC, from the coding sequence ATGTCACTCAATTTTTTAGATTTTGAGCAACCAATTGCAGAATTAGAAGCAAAAATTGAAGAACTTCAATTGGTTAACCAAGGTCAAGATTTAAACTTAGACTTAGAAGCTGAAATTGCTCAACTTCGCACAAAAAGTGAAGAAAAAACCAAAAAGGTTTTTTCAGACTTAGATCCATGGCAAGTTTGTCGTATTGCCCGTCATCCAGGTCGTCCGTATACACAAGATTATATTGATCTTATGTTTACTGATTTTAACGAACTTGCCGGTGACAGAGCTTATGCAAATGATGAAGCCCTTATTTGTGGTACGGCTCGCTTAGATGGTAAGCCGGTTGTGGTTATTGGTCATCAAAAAGGCCGGGGTACAACTGAAAAGGTTCGTCGTAACTTTGCTATGCCTCGCCCTGAAGGCTACCGTAAAGCATTGCGTATTATGGAAATGGCTGAGCGCTTTAACATGCCAATCATTACTTTCATTGACACGCCAGGCGCATACCCTGGTATTGGCGCTGAAGAGCGTGGTCAATCAGAAGCAATTGCTCGCAACCTTAAAGTAATGGCACGTTTAACTGTTCCTATTGTTTGTACTGTAATTGGCGAAGGTGGATCTGGTGGTGCATTAGCTATTGGTGTTGGCGATAAAGTTAACATGCTTGAATACTCAACATATTCAGTAATTTCACCAGAAGGTTGTGCATCAATTTTGTGGAAAACAGCTGAAAAAGCATCAACTGCTGCAGAAGCTATGGGCGTAACAGCACCACGCATTAAAGAGTTAGGCTTAATTGATGATATCATTGATGAACCACTAGGTGGAGCACATCGCGACTTTGACATGATGGCAAATAACTTAAAACAGAAAATCAAAGCTGATTTAGTTACCCTTGAAGGCCAAAAAGGTGACGAGTTGATTGAAAATCGTTATCAGCGCCTAATGACTTTCGGTTACTGTTAA